CCTCGCCTTGGGCGCTATGAAGCTGCGTTCTGCTGACGCTGTGGGAGGTatcgccagcccgaccctctcgatcagtgTGGTGTACCTgtcctctctccgtctctcctccacctcccttctgctgtccagctgctccagcagcgccgacagtgctGCGTAATCCATATCCCTCTTCCGACAACCACGTGTGACAAAGTGGTaactacgtgcaggtgagtgcagtgcagagcggaataatcacacagaaacgtatggtacaggtgcaagggtgtttattattgtttataatgtccagagccttatgtcaacaacctgtaaataataatactgttggaagtggtacagTGGCATGTATCACTCCGTTTATAcagatcctacgggtttgacccgcaaccaaaaagtccagtttttcctcacccacacaaaacacaaacacagacacagtttctacAGTGCGTGAATTaggtgcttgtggtgaaaagaagTGAGTGCTGAAGTCCGGGTTAATGCGGGCCgacggctacagctccggattgtgctagTACTCTTAAacgacaaacaacacaaaacagacagtgttACAAGACAGACGAATACagcgaacactcacggtttcttagTTTCAAGttcacgggctccttctaggtttatttgcttaaccatctacaaaggaacagatcactcaagccatgccccctatttataccctcacccatgaccccgaggttaacgagcgcatccgctcctccagtcctcggatgccacgccgcttaccatCCGGGTCattgagcttgggtgccgtagctctgcccccttcctaaatgaccgacttccacctaccctacggaataaattgttgtgccatttaattaagggtactctgttcctcttgcaccgtgccctttttttttttgttttattctataaactactgacaacatttctgccaaattccaaataaaaatattgtcatttagagcatttatttgcagaaaatgacaactggtcaaaataacaaaaaagatgcagtgttgtcagacctcgaataatgcaaagaaaataagttcatattcatttttaaacaacacaatactaatgttttaacttaggaagagttcagaaatcaatatttggtggaataaccctgagctttcatgcatcttggcatgctctccaccagtctttcacattgatgttgggtgactttatgccacacctagcacaaaaattcaagcagctcggctttgtttgatggcttgtgaccatccatcttcctcttgatcacattccagaggttttcaatggggttcaggtctggagattgggctggccatgacagggtcttgatctggtggtcctccatccacaccttgattgacctggctgtgtggcatggagcattgtcctgctggaaaaaccaatcctcagagctggggaacattgtcagagcagaaggaagcaagttttcttccaggacaaccttgtacttggcttgattcatgtgtccttcacaaagacaaatctgcccgattccagccttgctgaagcacccccagatgagtccaattttcagctttgcccaacacctggtcgtctaatggttagacggagacctggagaggcctacaagccacagtgtctcgcacccactgtgaaatgtggtggaggatctgtgatgatctgggggtgcttcagctaggctggaatcgggcagctttggcatgaatcaagcaaagtacaaggttgtcctggaagaaaacttgctaaGGCATACAGACCAGGTCAGAGAGAGGTGCCAaagcaggagagaggggagaggaagggaAAGCAGCAAAAGGGAAAGAGAAAGGAGAAAAAGATAAGTGTGACAGTTCAGAGAAAGGCAGGTGGATGTGAAGGGATAGTAGCAGGTAAGATGCcaaggagaggtgaggcaggaggcagagaaggtgaggcaggatggagaggaagtgaggtaggaaggagaggtgaggaaggatgcagaggtgaggcaggacggagaggaggtgaggcagcacagagaggaggtgaggcaggaggcagagaaggtgaggcaggatggagaggaagtgaggtaggaaggagaggtgaggcaggatgcagaggtgaggcaggacggagaggtgaggcagcacagagaggaggtgaggcaggaggcagaggtgaggcaggatggagaggaagtgaggtaggaaggagaggtgaggcaggatgcaGAGGTGAGGCAAGCTGTGGAGATGGTAAAACAAACTATAATTCTATTAATTATAATTCTATTAATAATTTTTGTTCTAGACTGTCTGAAACTAAAAGGAGGCAGTGGTATTAAACATAAGAAATGTaaagggaagaaaaataatttggaTTACTAACAAATAGCAAATGCAAAACATTACATAAAGGAAACTACTGATATAGGCATAAATAACAAGGAATTTTGGCAATTAGTAGCAAAATCTATGAATTGGCCACACACACGACCTGCAGCTTGCAGAAGAAGTCAGGTACTGCTGTCTAGAATATGGGAAGAAAACAGAAACATACACATACTTGTAGAGGAggtgaatattttaaaatcagaaaataatgTAGACAATGTTAGTACACTAGTACATGTCGAAATtgatacaaatgttttattttatgaagaaactgaagagaaatgtcaaagaaaccaaaaaggtaaaagaaaaaattattaaaaagacTTTGGTAGTGATGAGTGGGTCACAGAACcagtgttaatttttttttatatattttgtgtttgtaaatcacccaataaaagtaAAAGGCCAATGCTAGCTTGTGACATTTGTAACCAGTGGTACCATTTTGATTGCTTAGGTATTCCCTTAAACACAGATAGCAGCTCGGACTCATTTGGTTTTGTCTGTAGTTTACAGACATGTCAGTTACAAGTAAATGCAGCACATACAGGTTTTACTTTTACAGGGAAACAAAAAGAGTACCCTTTAAAACTGACAGCACATAAGtaaatattaaaagtaatatTCATGATTGCAATCAAATTAAACGGTCACAATCTAGTTAAAGAATTAAGCTCTTCAAAAATAAGTAGAGGTGTACAAACAGAGGTAGAAGATAAAATAGAAAAATCGCTTTCCTGGGCATTTGATGTTGTTGAGTTAAACTCTTTTATAGCTGTACcaagttttaaaaacagtacagcaACACAGGAATCAACCGACTATGATCGCATTGACACTGATACGCACCCGAGTTCTAGCTTCTGGTATTATAGACTCCTGACATAAAACGTATTGTTGCTATTAAAGTGACGTAAATCTTAAGTaagtaactttattttctgtacccccagtgtgtctacattACATTTCACCCCACTTTCATAGATgcacaatctttagttttgtcagGAGTGGGTCTTGAGTGTGCCCAGCACCCGAAAATGAATGGAAAACGGCTGTTTTAATTAGACACCTGACATAAAAAGTATTGTTGCTATTACAGTGACGTAAATCTTAAGTaagtaactttattttctgtacccccagtgtgtctacattACATTTCACCCCGCTTTCATAGATgcacaatctttagttttgtcagGAGTGGGTCTTGAGTGTGCCCAGCACCCGAAAATGAAGGGAAAACGGCTGTTTTAATTAGACACCTGACATAAAAAGTAGTGTTGCTATTACAGTGACGTAAATCTTAAGTaagtaactttattttctgtaccccAGTGTGTCTACAGTACATTTCACCCCACtttctatatgtatataaactgtattttggtGTTGGATACGGGACTTTTATTTTGATACCTTGCCTGCGCTGAGCCGTTTTGAAAACCGGAAGTAATCATCTTATTGTTGCttattgttgctagcttcacaGAACTCttattgttgctagcttcacaGAACTTTGAGCTGCTTGGAGAAAACAGAAGGAAAAgaagatagagaaagaaagagagcggtgagttattggaactgaattcactGCACCCGCTGGAAACCCCGTGTGTGGTACGGggggtgtaatgtgtttatattatatagaggACGGCGAGTTTGATGCGAGACTCAAGCAGACACAGGCATATTCATATTAAACCTGCTCGCAGAATCTCCGGAGCCGacactctgagtgctctttgaaacagactgagttcggattgtatttatattcatgttgggttaatcagagatgactatcggcggcccgtctgtagtCAAGAGATTTAATcgcacagtttgtaccgctctgtgcagcgccgtcccgtttgtaactcggtacgtgaactgcattctgctaaacagtCTGGtgtcctgtactgtacgtgcatcggcgtggtAGATCACGACACAATGACCGCTGCTTTCTTATACGATCGCAATGTGCATAACTGTGCATAACACGAtcataatttaaaagttaaacctcgggtgtatttatttcagatcaaaacaattatttttgtttctatTGCAATCTGACCAGAAAATAAAAATCATCTTTTACCATTTAAACACGtgagcattttaaaaacatggtgTGAGACATCAACAGATCTTATTAACACTGACATTATGAGTAACCCATATTACTGTCGACATATTTATATTAACTCTATATTACTATGGATTGTAATGTGTTCAAAAAAAGGATTGAGCAGTATGCAGTGAACTGGAATATTTCAATGTGTATGTATACAAACTGAGCCCTTCTAACTTATGTTCGTGGCAAacccaaaataataaataaataatggtttgCATTTTTTCTATCGCTTTAAATCTATAATGTTTATCATAATATCGCAGTAAAGGTCTGTGTCGGTTGGCAGGGGTaagatttagtttttgtttacaaTGAGAAATCGGAAGTGAGTATTAATAATCGTATATGGCAGCAATAATGTAAAGCGGCATTTCTTTATCAGTTCATGCTAGGAAATTCTACATGCTGTGATGTAAATTCCTAATGACTAAATgttaaaaacatgaaatacatgAAGGAATATTATATAGATCAGGCTCCAGACAAACTGTTTGCCTTCAGAGCCAAATCCAATTGCTGGAGCCGCTTCAGGAGCAGGATGGGTGctatcatattcaactgcttCAAATCCAACAACATGCTCAACACTGAAGTGACATCAAACAGCAACTCCATGTCTccactcacttgtttgttgcctcaatCTGCTGACTGGTTAATCTGTGCATTTTAACATCCATCTACagactgtataataataataataataataataataataataataataatactcaataCAGAAGTAGCAATGCTTATGTAACACAATCAGCCACAAATGATACACCCAGGACTtcactgaaattagctagctgcttaacAAAATACcaagagtgagaggatggctatttaaataaacactgaataGCCCATTTTTAatggtttagtttttttaatgctCTTCTCAATTAGTTTACAATGTGTCCCAGCTTCGAGCTTTGAAAATGTGGTCACCCTATATATGTAATACCCAAATATTCAATTCAGTCTTTATCTCAGATTTCACTTACATTTCAAGTAAAGCAAGCCAAGATAttgaccatttaaaaaacatcCGGTGTGTGTCATTTCCATTGGACTCTAATGCAAGTGGCTTCTGTAACATTACAATCTCTATAGCCATCAAACACAGACAGCTCtgcaccctgcatgtaacacagacagctctgcaccctgcatgtaacacagacagctctgcaccctgcatgtaacacagacagctctgcaccctgcatgtaacacagacacactgcaccctgcatgtaacacagacacactgcaccctgcatgtaacacagacagctctgcaccctgcatgtaacacagacagctctgcaccctgcatgtaacacagacagactgcaccctgcatgtaacacagacagctctgcaccctgcatgtaacacagacagctctgcaccctgcatgtaacacagacagctctgcaccctgcatgtaacacagacagactgcaccctgcatgtaacacagacacactgcaccctgcatgtAACGCAGACAcactgcatgtaacacagacagactGCACCCTGCATGTAACAGACAGCTCTacaccctgcatgtaacacagacagactgcaccctgcatgtaacacagacacactgcaccctgcatgtaacacagacagactgcaccctgcatgtaacacagacagctctgcaccctgcatgtaacacagacagctctgcaccctgcatgtaacacagacacactgcaccctgcatgtaacgcagacacactgcaccctgcatgtaacacagacagctctgcaccctgcatgtaacacagacagctctgcaccctgcatgtaacacagacagctctgcaccctgcatgtaacacagacagctctgcaccctgcatgtaacacagacagactgcaccctgcatgtaacacagacacactgcatcctgcatgtaacacagacagctctgcaccctgcatgtaacacagacacactgcaccctgcatgtAACAGACAGCTCTacaccctgcatgtaacacagacagactgcaccctgcatgtaacacagacagactgcaccctgcatgtaacacagacagactgcaccctgcatgtaacacagacagctctgcaccctgcatgtaacacagacagctctgcaccctgcatgtaacacagacagctctgcaccctgcatgtaacacagacagctctgcaccctgcatgtaacacagacagctctgcaccctgcatgtaacacagacacactgcaccctgcatgtaacagacacactgcaccctgcatgtaacacagacacactgcaccctgcatgtaacacagacacactgcaccctgcatgtaacacagacacactgcaccctgcatgtaacacagacagctctgcaccctgcatgtaacacagacagctctgcaccctgcatgtaacacagacacactgcaccctgcatgtAACAGACAGCTCtgcaccctgcatgtaacacagacagctctgcaccctgcatgtaacacagacagctctgcaccctgcatgtaacacagacagactgcaccctgcatgtaacacagacacactgcaccctgcatgtaacacagacagctctacaccctgcatgtaacacagacacacagcaccctgcatgtaacacagatAGACTGCACcttgcatgtaacacagacacactgcaccctgcatgtaacacagacacactgcaccctgcatgtaacacagacagctccgAACCCTGCATGTAACATAGACTGCGCTTATGGACCACATTTTAGATACATTACACATAGACTTATCATACataaaacaagctattattattaggctgttacatttttaacagtttttaaaaacatgaatacttgAATTCTGTTTATATTAGGCTAGTTCTCTGATTGGGTATTACTAACAACATGAATATATTCctcaatgtatttatatttgtgtaccttgtttaaaatgtacattgattTTCATGGTGTCATCAGGAGGAGAAGGGCACATTTCCATACAGTCTGCGCTGCTTTATTGGGACGTCTCCTCGGGAGAAGTGAAAATATCACGAAATAAGAGGCTGTGccaattaaacaagaggcagCTGAGATGACCTGAGACACACTGCTtagattcttaatgaaaagaaacaaaatgaaatcatatTATgactaaatattaaatacataatttaaaatatgagtcCTGATTATCAGGATCCCATTGAAGCAGCAATCCTGAGTATCAGGATCCCATTGAAGCAGCAATCCCGACTATCAGGATCCCATTGAAGCAGCAGTCCTGATTATCAGGATCCCATTGAAGCAGCAATCCTGATTATCAGGATCTCGATTAGGCAGCGCTGACTGTACAATCGATTCAACCATTTCATCACTTAATATAAAGAAGATAACCGCCTAATAATCATGAACAACAGGATCTCCCAGATACGGTAACTCCCTTAACTTGGGATTTCAACATGAAAACAGAATGCCAGGGTAAATCAGacacaaaacaaatagaaacactAAGCTCTGCCTTTCCTTTGCTGTTCAGATGCAGCTCTCCTGGTGTATTCACAGCTATACTGTGTATTGTGACTGTGTATTGTGTGTCACAGTTCACACGGAAGGAGGGTTCAGAACATCAATGATCAGTCAGATACTGCAAATCCATAACATGGTGttgtaaaaaaatgtaagtcACTAAACTTGGACAAAACATTTCTCCATCACATGGAGACAGAGCATATGAAATGCTGTCCTGATCCGTTTTGAAAACATCTCCCTCAAAATGGAGTTTAAACAAGGCTGACAGCCGCTCTTGCCTGTAACACCGCAATCACGTCCTtctaatatataatatacacacacactgtttaatttaaaatcatcattgtgttattatgcacagttatgTTAGCTGGTTCAGATTTGCTGAAGTTTCAATTAAAAGTCCTGTTTTTCGCTGTTGAAATCTGGTAACCTGTCTGcagtcaatcagtcaatcaatcaatcttcatttcttatatagcgcctttcaaaaTAAATCACCTCAAAGTGCTTTAaagataaaaattaaaaaaacaattaataacatacaaaacaatttTGAGAAACAGTAAAATACAAGATGATAAAATCCCCCCTTAAATGACACGCAGTGAAGCAGCTAAACAAGTCATTTAAATGACACGCAGTGAAGCAGCTAAACAAGTCATTTAAATGACACGCAGTGAAGCAGCTAAACAAGTCATTTAAATGACACGCAGTGAAGCAGCTAAACAAGTCATTtaataaattactttaaaaagcagGTATACAAATCAGCagtgtaaaatacataaatacaaataagcaaTAACATAGGATGCTGAaatgtttccttttaaaatacatatactaaattatatatatataaaaaaaactttaatccTGAATTTAAAAGCAGCAAGAGATGGTGCCTCCCTTCCATATCATGCAGATCATTCCACAACTGTGGGGCTCTGAAGCTGAACGCTCTGCCACCTGCCTGCTTTCTCTGCGTGCATGGAATACTTGTCATGGGTAAGAAAATACATGggagttattgtttacatttccaTGTAAGAAGAGTTGTCAGCCTGATGTGTAAATGTAGACAATAACACCTGTTTATTGAAACGTCTgatttgcacattttcaatgctCCACTCCATTTCTGATGACAGAATGAAATCTTAATTGGCACAGAATGACCACCTTGgagtagaaacacacaagtgacacaaatgacaggcttgctgttgatttaaacacttccgccCTCTGTGTTCTGGGAGGAGAAATGTCTTCACACAAGGGGTGGTTGATATGATGTCATCGGGCATGCACTGCAGTTCAGGGGATATGCGTGTGCATATGGGGTCAAAGCCAGTCTAGGACTTTGCTCAAGTGTAAACGAGGGCTCAAATTATAAGAATCATTGAATCTGATCGAACCTAAGCCAGTCCAGGTctaagttgtaagtgtaaacacaccaaTAGAGAACAGATCGTAatacttcatttcattttctgttttcaggactgccttatcttggtgaaagccaaTGAACAAAGATggagtctgtttacattaaacaggaggaggttcAGGAATTGGTACCtgtctgcattaaacaggagatgcctgaactggatcctgtccacattaaagaagaggaaactgaactggagcctgtccacattaaagaggaggagactgaactggagcctgtccacattaaagaagagactgaactggagcctgttcacattaaagaagagattgaactggagcctgtccacattaaagaagaagagactgaactggagcctgtccacgttaaagaagaggagactgaactggagcctgtccatatggaagaagaggagactgaactggagcctgtccacattaaagaggaagagactgaactggagcctgtccacattaaagaagaagagactgaactggagtctgtccacattaaagaagaggagactgaactggatcctgtccacattaaagaagaggagactgaactgcagcCTGTCTACATTGACGAGGAGTCTATTGACTTTTTTAAGGATTCAGAAAGCATATCCCGGCCAGAGATATcatatcaatgtactgaatgtgagAAGAGCTTCAGTCGGTTAGTAAGTCTACAAAcacaccagctaattcacactGAAGAGAAGCTGtatcactgtaatgaatgtggaaagagcttcagtCTGTCAGGAAACCTAAAggcacaccagcgcattcacacgggagagaagccatataagtgtactgaatgtggaaagagctttAGTCAGTTAGGCAATCTAAAacgacaccagcgaattcacactggagagaagccgtatcactgtactgaatgctgGAAGAGCTTCAGACGGTTAGGAgtccttaaaacacaccagcgaattcacacttgAGCCAGCCTCCCtgactccctcccagtccctcacctctccaccctgcttgtTTGAGTGTGTGGCAGTGCTCGAATTATGGGACAATAAGTAGGGGACCCTAAAATGTGAGCCTGAAGTGACTGTTAGCACAACCAATCAATGTTTCCCTCACAGACTTCACAAGCATATACGAACTCCAGTATGTAATCACAATATTCCAGGACACACTATTGATACAAAatcaacatgtttgttttttctttaaggaAACAAAGCGAGTCAACACAGTACTTATTGTATTACTAATTACCATTGACTTAAATTAATATAGGCACAGCACGGTGGAGTAGTGGtgagcgctgctgcctcacagcgccagggtcctgggtttccaatccggcctagggtactgtctgtgttgagtttgcatgttctccccatgttcgccttgcgccctgtgtatgccaggTTAGGCTCTGGCAACCCTGTAAAGGaataagcggttaatgataatggatggattaaATTAATATCTTATTTTTTGTCTTGGTCATATCCGGTCCAACTCATGATGTATAATGAAAACGACACAAAAAAACTAGATGggagaaatgaaaaagaaaaaataaaagcctgATGCTGTTGAGCAGAGATCCTTAATCGCAGAATCTCCCAAACATACAAAAAGCCAGGTTAGAAAAATTAGATCatcttttatattaaaaaaaacatgatatatttgttaaaataaatttaaGGTTGCAGTTGAAAATCACAAGTGTCAAGAAATGTGACATTCAGGCACGGAACCTTAACTCGCCCCTATTATGCCTATGCGTCACATCAGATATGATGTCATAaatgacatcagtaatgacatgAATGTTGTCATATCTAATCACAGGACAACCGCTCTACCAAGACTGCCTAGAAGAACATTACACAAGGAAACAATGTGTCTGTGCTGGACTGCAGCTATCATGCTTTGTATGAAAACCACTCTGCCAGTGTAAACACAATCATAGAACAAGATACTTTCATTGCTCTCACTGTCACTCGGGTCACTATTTGCACTATTGTCTGTAGACGTAATATAGGTGTTGCATAATTACTGCTG
The sequence above is a segment of the Acipenser ruthenus chromosome 7, fAciRut3.2 maternal haplotype, whole genome shotgun sequence genome. Coding sequences within it:
- the LOC131737499 gene encoding zinc finger protein 189-like, encoding MESVYIKQEEVQELVPVCIKQEMPELDPVHIKEEETELEPVHIKEEETELEPVHIKEETELEPVHIKEEIELEPVHIKEEETELEPVHVKEEETELEPVHMEEEETELEPVHIKEEETELEPVHIKEEETELESVHIKEEETELDPVHIKEEETELQPVYIDEESIDFFKDSESISRPEISYQCTECEKSFSRLVSLQTHQLIHTEEKLYHCNECGKSFSLSGNLKAHQRIHTGEKPYKCTECGKSFSQLGNLKRHQRIHTGEKPYHCTECWKSFRRLGVLKTHQRIHT